The genomic segment CGGCTCCTCGCCATGTCGGAGGAGGACCTTCCTTACCAAGTCCGAGTCTCACCTTCCGGCGATCTCGAGACAGTTGGGTATAAACTTCTCCATATATAAATAGCCTAGTAGATAATTAACTATCGaaattcattcaattcaatacaaaatatttctttttttctagcAAAAATACATTGTTCTGAATATGTATTTCTTATTAAATGCAGACGGTACGACTTTAACGGCCAGCTCCGGTCGGCCATGATTGCTCACCCGAAGCTCGACCCGGTGACCGGAGAGCTTTTCGCTCTCAGCTACGACGTCGTCAAGAAGCCGTATCTCAAGTATTTCCTATTCTCGGCAGACGGAACCAAGTCGCCGGATGTTGAGATTCCTTTAGAAGCTCCTACGATGATTCATGACTTCGCGATCACTGAGAACTACGTGGTGATTCCGGACCAGCAAGTGGTGTTCAAGCTCCAAGAAATGGTGGGGGGTGGCTCGCCGGTGATCTATGACAAGAACAAGAAATCCCGGTTCGGAATTCTATCCAAAAGGGCTAGAAAAGCGTCGGAGATTATCTGGGTCGAGTCACCGGAGACCTTCTGCTTCCACATCTGGAACGCCTGGGAAGAACCGGAATCCGACGAGGTCGTCGTCATCGGCTCATGCATGACGCCACCGGACTCCATTTTCAAAGAATGCGACGAGAACCTGAAGAGCGTACTCTCCGAAATCCGGCTCAACTTGAAGACCGGCGAGTCTACTCGCCGGCCTATAATCCCGCACTCCGATCATATCAACTTGGAAGCCGGCATGGTGAACCGGAACAAGCTCGGCCAAAAGACCCCATACGTTTATCTCGCCATTGCCGAACCATGGCCAAAGGTCTCCGGCTTCGCCAAGGTCGACCTCTCGACCGGAAAAGTTCACAAGTTCATCTACGGCGAGGGAAGATACGGAGGTGAGCCATATTTTGTCCCGAGAGATGTGAATTCTGAGAGAGAGGATGATGGGTACATTCTGGGATTTGTTCACGACGAGAAGACATGGAAATCGGAGCTTCAGATCGTAAATGCCATGAATCTGAAGTTAGAGGCATCGGTTAAGCTCCCTTCTAGGGTTCCATATGGCTTTCATGGAACATTCATAAGTTCAGAAGAATTAGCAAAGCAATTATAGCGCctgtacatatatacataaaacgGAGgtgattaaatttaaataaatatatatacaccaggcgttgttgatatatatatatatatatatatagaatcatGCTAAATGTATAACCTTTTTATATATCTTGGGTTACATAAACgagtattatgatcaaaataccttGCGCCTCACACGTCTTTATGTGCCTCGTAAgagatttttttatcattgatacacctttataTAGCTCAAAATATACACAATGGTatatcaataacatttttcatatatataataggTATACCGAATTGTGGTTTATCGTCGAGATTTTGagttcaaattttaattaaaataataataataataatcaggAACATACGTGAGAAGTGACATGCGGCgtccatattattttaattaaattaattgctAGATTCATGAAGCCCAacataaattatcattttatacaattttttttataatgaatgATTGGAATGATCAATCaggaacaaattaattaatatttacaaaGAAAGCAATTCGTGCAAAACAAGTTTTTGTACGTAATTTTGTTGAGAATCAACGATATGGTTCGTTCACGTCCATGAATTAGAAGCCTAACAaagtaattaatatatatatatatatatagagagagagagagagagagagagttcaaaAGCCTTTGCCCCACTGTGGACGTTACATTGATAACTTTTTTGACAAAAGTTTCGTAAAAGCACCATTTTATTTGAAACCATACTAATCTAACATGAATATGATAGTCctttatatataagaattttacttaattatctCTCTGCaaatgattttttcttctttttttctaacAATTTAATGGCTAAAAATTTTTAGTTTGAAGAGCCCAAATGGGCAATATTGGAATCGAGAAGTCATCTAATATGCTTTCCTAATTAAGAACTGCTCATACTAATGCCGGTTAATTCTATATATCATATGTAACGAAATCATAATTGATTCAAATATCATTATCAGCtatatatcttaatattttgagtATCTTTCTTCTTTGGAaaatttgtgcaaattaattaaGTTGATTTTTTTCCACTTTATATATGATCTTGTCATTCACACAAAGATATATGGGACAAAAGCTGAACCCAAAAGTCCTGATGAGCTAATTAAGGAGACCTTCAAATCATAGAGgctcaaattcaatttttggagaaaaagaaaacttagGTAGAATATTAGATGTATAAGTAGCTAGGCTCACATGCATCAAAAAGTTAAAGATTTAGCTACGTGACTTATTAACTCAAATCCTCTCATTAAGTTGgcaatttctattttatttacttattttttgcttgcactattttattttttatttaacaagtTAATTTGTGAGAGGAAATTTAGATTGATTGTTGACatgatcaaattttaatttttcaataattaataagttCACTTATACACTCGATCTACCTTAATATTTGTCCAAGTGAAGGAAGAGCTAGAATGCAAAACGAAGGAACTAATTGTTAAGTTGGCTCCCATCTGATAGGCTCATCTGTTCTTCACAGCAAGCCTCAGATATTCAGACACTGGCAACTGCAAATCACATCAAGCATTCACTACTCCATTCTCCTTTCAATTACTTTTGCCAGAAGTTCAAGTTAATTTGATATCGTGAGCTAGCTAACTATCATTTTTTTGTGTGAATAAACGtggaaaatattaatatatggtCTAGCCATCGATCcatatataaaatttgtttttaaacaattaataGTCTACCAATATGGAAAAACTCAGTTTTCGGTCTAACTGTAGTATGATATGGATGAAAGCCATCCTTAATTGAGAGGAGCAATAATTCAGAAAAGGGAGACATAGATATGCAAAATGTAATGTATGCGtgatgctaattt from the Diospyros lotus cultivar Yz01 unplaced genomic scaffold, ASM1463336v1 superscaf1, whole genome shotgun sequence genome contains:
- the LOC127792808 gene encoding 9-cis-epoxycarotenoid dioxygenase NCED2, chloroplastic, producing MASSTAIAGKRAMAQIPEPLSSQLDLGFPSKSISMKKKPTRSIKIYCVQNLSPLKHLHFPKKNHQLPTIIRKEPVDVDVHQIPKKETPPHWNILQRAAAKALDMMEGTLISSERRRPLPKTTDPRVQIAGNFAPVPEQPVHHSLPVSGSVPDCIRGVYVRNGANPLFEPAAGHHLFDGDGMVHAVTINGGSVSYSCRFTETHRLVQERSLGRPVFPKAIGELHGHSGIARLLLFFARGVFGLVNHRHGTGVANAGLVYFNRRLLAMSEEDLPYQVRVSPSGDLETVGRYDFNGQLRSAMIAHPKLDPVTGELFALSYDVVKKPYLKYFLFSADGTKSPDVEIPLEAPTMIHDFAITENYVVIPDQQVVFKLQEMVGGGSPVIYDKNKKSRFGILSKRARKASEIIWVESPETFCFHIWNAWEEPESDEVVVIGSCMTPPDSIFKECDENLKSVLSEIRLNLKTGESTRRPIIPHSDHINLEAGMVNRNKLGQKTPYVYLAIAEPWPKVSGFAKVDLSTGKVHKFIYGEGRYGGEPYFVPRDVNSEREDDGYILGFVHDEKTWKSELQIVNAMNLKLEASVKLPSRVPYGFHGTFISSEELAKQL